The following proteins are encoded in a genomic region of Diabrotica virgifera virgifera chromosome 1, PGI_DIABVI_V3a:
- the LOC126889385 gene encoding putative uncharacterized protein DDB_G0282133, with the protein MNNQEEYEQKENYQKYGNAFHVPAEYGNIFKCKHCLRRSYSKQTWYGGGVHCVSPNIQRPMKSYHEQHYKAEKKRPCQYYQNYKIRCTKKYHDTARFTEFKDVGISSSNLLAKEEKESLNSIKRQKMDSPSNQHLNAHGFENENTSPNKEGSSNSTTVSHNTSSFLAEEKEYLNSIKCQKLDSPSNKHVNAPGFKNGNTSPNKMVNSSSTTFTCGTQINLENCLNKSQTKENEDCKKTCQTEYFVKVECRRHGSMNCFKNNNPNANFSKDENSFHETKKVLENYSNETCRNIVQSNSKTHCVNIKEPCKKIPLAISVKSRTDVKNINVNIEVSLKRKKQKQKSKQKNNNKVKDNIKIEPCPAYTKEQKQQKCMWVRSEPVSIVDIQPQRREKFSFLQFFKFGKKKNAKNSTVIVKTSMPVKEKRVSVLTKDTQEKIQKDEKNAIEKAEANNPVKKVEDLTKAELNNSAVENHKLIVDQRNQPVVNNGTGSKGKNPVQVNNTEDANHKISTSQGNSNQESKKPRKIKRSSFTYIIEKPLEHKKETEKQMFSPGQNIQRIKPSNLFTSNQKETNKVLILQNDHSKATNDKKPEELQKDQVSIGQSNRVNSLLNEIQVENNQAFTSENDQPNTSHSTTNAVDRTTNQAASSSQTNKPDKSILTPHKSAYKKFLAEYEQSKSTKQMNNDKVLTRRDRNSESSSIKHVDSRLIYILRGVPVKGKLLIYSERELQLFHFVSTDKCVYDTKEDIFKWLKIYTRHLLLFYQCNKYKVSVLIKICSNSYHNRCKSNKMLKLAILNNNDANKKINSILDISNFDSLQKTNDISPCRLVQVYHANLRRDIYLINNKYLKITYTDFLKHLVILVHVIYLLLIVYFTFCF; encoded by the exons gaaatatttttaaatgtaagcATTGTTTACGCAGGTCCTATAGTAAACAAACTTGGTATGGAGGAGGTGTGCACTGTGTTTCTCCAAATATACAAAGACCAATGAAATCTTATCACGAACAACATTACAAAGCAGAGAAGAAAAGACCGTGTCAATATTATCAAAATTATAAAATAAGATGTACCAAAAAGTATCATGATACTGCTAGATTTACAGAATTTAAGGATGTTGGGATATCATCGTCTAATCTATTAgccaaagaagaaaaagaaagttTAAACTCGATAAAACGTCAAAAAATGGATTCACCATCAAATCAACATTTAAATGCTCATGGGTTCGAAAATGAAAATACCTCTCCAAATAAAGAGGGCAGTTCCAACTCAACTACTGTTTCACATAATACGTCTAGTTTCTTAGCagaagaaaaagaatatttaaacTCTATAAAATGTCAAAAACTGGATTCACCATCAAATAAACATGTAAATGCTCCTGGGTTCAAAAATGGGAATACCTCTCCAAACAAAATGGTTAATTCTAGCTCAACTACTTTTACATGTGGTACGCAAATAAACTTAGAAAACTGTTTAAATAAAAGTCAAACTAAAGAAAACGAAGATTGTAAGAAAACTTGTCAAACAGAATATTTTGTTAAAGTTGAGTGCCGACGACACGGCAGCATGAACTGTTTTAAAAATAACAATCCTAATGCAAATTTTTCAAAAGACGAAAATTCCTTTCACGAAACCAaaaaagtattagaaaattacTCAAATGAAACTTGTCGAAATATTGTCCAATCCAATTCTAAAACACACTGTGTAAACATTAAAGAGCCCTGCAAAAAAATTCCGCTTGCAATCTCCGTAAAAAGTCGTACAGATGTGAAAAATATTAACGTTAATATTGAAGTcagtttaaaaagaaaaaaacaaaaacaaaaatcgaaacaaaaaaataataacaaagttaaagataatataaaaatcgAACCCTGCCCGGCTTATACTAAAGAGCAAAAGCAACAAAAATGTATGTGGGTAAGGTCTGAACCAGTGTCAATTGTCGATATCCAACCACAAAGAAGAGAAAAATTTAGTTTTCTACAGTTTTTTAAATTCGGAAAGAAAAAGAATGCAAAAAATAGCACTGTAATTGTTAAAACATCCATGCCTGTAAAGGAAAAGCGAGTATCAGTACTTACAAAAGACACACAGGAAAAGAtacaaaaagatgaaaaaaatgCAATTGAAAAAGCTGAAGCAAACAATCCCGTAAAAAAAGTTGAAGATCTAACCAAAGCCGAGCTTAACAACAGTGCAGTAGAAAATCATAAGCTAATCGTAGACCAAAGAAATCAACCTGTAGTAAATAATGGAACGGGATCTAAAGGCAAAAATCCAGTTCAGGTCAATAACACAGAAGATGCAAATCATAAAATATCCACAAGCCAAGGAAATTCAAACCAAGAATCCAAGAAACCAAGGAAAATAAAAAGAAGTTCGTTTACTTATATTATTGAGAAGCCATTAGAGCATAAAAAGGAAACGGAGAAACAAATGTTTTCTCCTGGTCAGAATATTCAACGTATAAAACCTTCAAACTTATTTACAAGCAATCAAAAAGAAACTAATAAAGTGCTAATCCTACAAAATGACCACTCCAAAGCAACAAACGATAAAAAACCAGAGGAGCTTCAAAAAGACCAAGTTTCCATAGGTCAAAGTAATCGAGTAAATTCACTTCTAAATGAAATTCAAGTAGAAAATAATCAAGCATTCACCAGTGAAAATGACCAACCTAATACAAGTCATTCTACTACAAACGCTGTAGACAGAACAACAAATCAAGCAGCATCTAGCAGCCAAACTAACAAACCTGACAAAAGTATTCTTACCCCGCATAAATCTGCATATAAAAAGTTTCTGGCAGAGTATGAGCAAAGTAAGAGTACGAAGCAAATGAATAATGATAAGGTACTTACCAGACGTGACAGAAATTCTGAATCCAGTTCGATAAAGCACGTTGACTCCCGATTAATATATATACTGCGAGGAGTACCGGTTAAAG gaaaattgCTTATATATTCAGAGCGTGAACTCCAATTATTCCATTTTGTTTCTACCGATAAGTGTGTATATGATACAAAAGAAGACATCTTTAAATGGTTAAAGATATATACCAGACACTTGCTGCTTTTCTATCAGTGTAACAAATATAAAGTTAGTGTACTCATAAAAATATGTTCAAACAGCTACCATAACCGATGTAAAAGTAATAAAATGCTCAAATTGGCTATCCTTAATAATAATGATGCTAACAAAAAAATCAATAGTATACTAGACATATCCAATTTCGATTCGTTACAAAAAACCAATGACATAAGTCCATGTCGATTGGTGCAAGTCTATCATGCAAATTTAAGAAGAGATATCTATTTAATCAATAATAAATATCTTAAAATAACTTACActgattttttaaaacatttggttATTCTTGTTCATGTAATTTATTTGTTATTGattgtttattttactttttgtttttaa